The window TCATAGTGGTGAGTTAGAATTTAATATTCTTAACAACACATATTTCATTCGTTATTAGATGCATGTTTGCTTGCCATGGCCTTCTAGAGAAAAACAATTTTGTTTTAAAGGCGGAGGGTTGATATTTTTTAATGAGAAAATATGTTAAATATTTAAATGCATATTTAAATACATGACTTAATAATATTGATGATGGATATTCTTAGGTAATGATCCTGGTAAACCAAAGTACATCCTGGTTCTAGAACCAAGAACTTGGAGAGACGCTCAGCTCTACTGCAGACAGAATTACACAGACCTGGCCAGCATCAGGAACCAGGCTGAAAACATCAAGATACAGAAACTTATTCTGGGAGAGAATTCATCTGCCATCGTCTGGATCGGTCTGTTCAAAGACGACTGGAAGTGGTCAGACGGGTCTAACTCCTCCTTCAGATACTGGGGGAGTGCCCAACCTCGTGATGAAATTAACTATACCTGTGTCGACATAGAACCACATCAGTCACGGCAGTGGTTCACTTACTATTGTTCTGCATCTGAACATTTAATTTGCCACAATGGTGAGTGAGACTTGGCAGCTGCCAGTGTGGTTTGAACGTGTCAGTGGTGTATTCTAGGTGATGAGCAGGCCTATACTAACAAGGGTTTCCTGTATGTCCTCTATTAAAGAGCAGTGATACATGGTGGGGGACTTGGCAGAGTGACAGTATGCCCTCTACTTCATACTAGACCACACCACTGAAATGGGGGTTTCACTACAGCATGAAAGCTTGCAGGGTGTTTGTAGGAGATCACATGTAGTTAATACACCTGCTCACCAGATAGGATGGAATAGTTAAATAGTaattatttaagcaataagccccaagaggccgtgttttgccctgattttagaacaggtaaggggagttgttaggcatgACGCAAAGCGTACCTGTTCTAAATTCTGCCTCCTCATTCTTACCTTCCCTCACTTAGGGAGCACCACTAAGACTCTTACTAAGGTGAAGCTGGTGGGGAGAGTGGAACTGGTTCCTAATTCACCTTCAGACTTAGAGGATCCTGCCATGTTGGACTCCATCTTGCAGCAAGtgagtgtctccctgtgtgaggGAAGGCAGTCCTCTGACTGTACATGATGTGTAGTCAAAGTCTCAGTCATTACAGACAACCAGCAGTTACACCCTAGAACCATAAAAGGATTGTTATTGCAGTAAGAATACCCTTTACAGATGTAGCTGACAGTGACAGGTTGgtgaaacacacatactgatcCAAGACTAGTTCAGTGTTCTACAATACACCCCATAATGTGGTGTAACCATGACAGAGTGACTGTGCCCCCAGATAAAGGGAGCTGGGAGGATCCCAGAGCACAGCACGCTGAGATGGAAGAAGCAGAAGGATGGGAAGGTTTTCcacaagaaggaggaggaggagagaggaagaggagacacgTGTCATTAACAAGTCACAGCTACTAAATGTTGTTAACTGTCTCTTGTATCTCTGACAGTACTGATGATGTCAATGACATTTCTGTAACTAGCAGATGATGTCCTTATCACAGCATTGTTTATTTGTTCTTATTAATCAGGTGGTGGGGTAACATGAAATGAAGTAAAGCCTACTGATCTTGTGGCCTTGTCTCATCATGTATATATAACAGATACAGCTACACGGGTCCATGCGTACTAATCAATCATAATAGATGGGCTTTATCTGTGAGTAAAATGTCTAAGATTGTGCTACAAAAAGGTTTGAGTATTTTATCATTTAAATTGTAATTGCTTATTAATAAGTACTTTACAACTTAGAGCTTTTTATCTTTCATGTGTAATTATATACCCTTTGTTATTCGACAGTCAGAAAACGTGGGCTATCTAATACTGTTTTTTCTTAGCAAACAACAAGCTTAACATCAAAGTCTGTAAATAAAGTTAATCCTGTGGTATGTTAATATATAGTGTGATGACTGAGAAGATTATGTCAATTTCTCTGCGTCTGGAGGTAAATGTGTAACTTGTTGATTATGAATTTGATTAGGATTATAGTATCAAGTATCAAGTCATAAACAACATCAACCATCCCAGTCTGCTGTGTATGTCACAACACTCACATCTCTCCTCAGGTATGGTGCACTACTCAGACATACATTGCTCCTTTTTCATTGTATGACATGTATTGTCTTCCCAAAAGCTTAGAATTTGTTAGAATTTCTATTGGTATTGAAATAACAAAGCCAGCTACATCGGCCAACAATCACTGAGTAACATAGCTCTATCTCAGGCTACTTGTGGGACTGCAGTATACTACAGTATGCTACAGAATAGGCTACTTGCATAAAGAGCTTAAAGTAGATGTAGATAACTTAGGATACTGTACTCATTTCTGAATGTAGCCTACGGATGATGGGTGCCAGAGTGAAGAGGCTTAGGTTAGGCTGAACTctctgcccagcctccctcatacTGAATCTATGGTTGAGCAGGTGAATTAGAATTTAGTCATGATCGAAGCGAGTTTTTATTGGTGCATGATTTTGCGCTACATTTTTTACCTTCGATGTAGTTTCCATCTTCCATGTCCAATCCAAAGGTCCAATCAGGAGTTAACTGTAATCAACATGACAACTCACTCATCAaacgttggccgcaacctctgtgggtcacgcaggttgtgtgtgtcattcgcaacaaGCTCATCGATTtgctaagggtagcaagctagcctGTTTCTTCCTTGGCGAAAATCATGCGTAACAAAACTCGACAAAATGCGAAAAGTTGATTCCGAAAATCACAAATTTCAGACAGAGTGGGCTGACAAGTATACATTGTATACTTGTGATGTGtaaaccgatgtgtttaatctgcaatgacacggttgcccttgtcaaaagtggtaaCGTGAAACGTCACAATGACACAAAGCATACCTGCTGGTGCGAAGGAGGAATATATGAAATGACGACGAACAGTAACGTGTAAAacagactttatttatatttcaTATACAGTAAGGTAGAGAAAGTAATTATGTGCCAAGTCAGCAAGGGGGCACATATTACCAAAGACGTATTCCCTAAAATGTGGTGCTGTTCGTATTCCACGACCAGTACAAGGCCAAATCTGTTCCCCGCTTACCTCCGTTAAGGGTTAACGCCCCAATATCTTCCATTGTCTGCCCTCGACGTCCGAAAGCATCTTTGGCAACAATAAACATAAACAGTTCCTTTCACTCACACCCTCTACATGTCACCAGATATTCTTAAAATACTTTTTGGAGATACAAAAATAGTACAGACAACTGTTTAGATGGGACTATTACTAAACTATTACAGAACATGATAAAGCTCCCGAAGACAAATAACTTACTTTCTGCTTTCGTGTGGGTCTGTTGGCTTCGCACCCTGATCCAGTGACTAACAGGCTTGAATAGAGCTGTTAAGCAATGCTAAGCTAACATCGTTTGTTCCTCTGGAACCATTTCACGTTCCACACACATGAGGGAACTGGGAGGTCTATAGTCCAGTATGTTTGAAATCATTGAACTAACCCACAATGATCTAACACCATCCCAACATCCCTAGCTGAACATACAGCATACTTTGAGACATCGGAAATAATTCTGCTGTGAAAATGTATCAAACGTCTGCTTATTCTCAGTAAGTAATTTTTGAGGGTTTTAATCTGCTTTTTGCATGAAACTAAACATACTATACAGGCCACCTTAAAATCACACATTTATTCCTGCCTTCATCCAATTGCATCTTGATATCTTGAAAGTGATTTCACCAAAGGATTTACTATAAAATATGCTACCGTATCAGTGTATTATCTAGCTTGTTCTTAATACTTCTGAACTGAAACTGCT of the Hypomesus transpacificus isolate Combined female unplaced genomic scaffold, fHypTra1 scaffold_260, whole genome shotgun sequence genome contains:
- the LOC124462897 gene encoding macrophage mannose receptor 1-like, translated to MQCRVSSVALLLEFWVLSACALHQYHWVNIHMSWTAAQSYCREHFVDLATVDSMEDMQGLMDQMNNQTIKNNWVWTGLTRNRDVSSWKWSLSGSQFYREGETEYRNWAQPEPITGQPCAALVSNETGVWRDYACTNTYSFVCSHSGNDPGKPKYILVLEPRTWRDAQLYCRQNYTDLASIRNQAENIKIQKLILGENSSAIVWIGLFKDDWKWSDGSNSSFRYWGSAQPRDEINYTCVDIEPHQSRQWFTYYCSASEHLICHNGSTTKTLTKVKLVGRVELVPNSPSDLEDPAMLDSILQQIKGAGRIPEHSTLRWKKQKDGKVFHKKEEEERGRGDTCH